The Anaeromyxobacter sp. Fw109-5 genomic interval TCCGACTCGCAGGGCATCGCGAGCGCGGCGGACGGAACGGCGACGGCGAGGGCGGCGGCGAGGGCGAGCTTCCTGAGCGACAGCGACGTCATGGATGCCTCCGGTGTCGTGTTTCCCTTCCACCGGAGAGACGGCGCTGGCCCGGCCGCTATTCAGCGCGCCCAGCCTGCTCCGCGCTCACGCACGCGAGGCGGGGAGCCGGTCCAGCTTGGCGGCGAGGATGAAGTCGTTCTCGGACAGCCCGCCGATGGCGTGCGTCCAGAGCGTCACGTCCACCGCGCTGTAGTGGACGCAGAAGTCGGGGTGGTGCCCCTCGTCCTCTGCGAGCGCGGCCATGGCGTTCACGAACGCGATGGCCTGGGGGAAGTCCTTGAACCGGTAGTGCTTGTGGAGCTGCGTCGCGTCCAGCCGGGCGTCCCACCCGTCGAGGGAGCGGAGCGACTCCTCGACCTGGGCCGCCGTCATCTTGGGGATGCCGCCCTCGCACGGGACGCAGCGCTTCTGGGAGAAGTCCATGGGCGGAGACCTGCGCCGGACGGGGCGTCCGCGCAAGGCTTGGGCGGGACGCCCGCGCCTGAACGGCGTCGGCTATCCTCGCCCGCCATGGAACGGACCTTCTTCGCCCTCGGCGCGATCTCCGCCGCCGTCTCGGTGGCCGCGGGCGCGTTCGGCGCGCACGCGCTCAAGGCGCGACTCTCGCCCGACCTGCTCGCCGTCTTCGAGACCGGCGCGCGGTACGAGATGTATCACGCGCTGGGCCTCGTCGCGGCCGCGTGGGCCGCGGCGCGCTTCGGCGGCGCCGCGCCGGCGTGGGCCGGCTGGCTCTTCCTCGCCGGGACGGTGCTCTTCTCCGGCAGTCTCTACGCGCTCGCCCTCACCGGCGTGCGCGGCCTCGGCGCGGTGACGCCCTTCGGCGGCGTGGCGTTCATCGCCGGGTGGCTCGCGCTCGCGGTCTCCACGCTCCGCCGGTGACGACCGGCGGCCTGGCCACGCGCTCCAGAAGCCGGGGCGCCCTCGTCAGGGCGACCCCTCGAACGGCAGCCCCTCGCGCGCCCAGCGGACCGTGCCGCCGTCCACGCTCGCGGTCGCGGGTGCTCCCGCCCGCTCGGCGAGCGCCGCGGCGGTCAGGCTGCGCACCCCGTGGGCGCAGACGAACACGACGGGCCGCGCTCCGAGGTGGGCCTGGGGCGAGGCGACGAGCGTGCGGAGGGGGACGTGGCGCGCGCCCGGGATGTGGCCGCGGGCCCACTCGTGCGGCTCGCGCACGTCGACGAGATCGTGGCCGCCCTGCGACACCAGGGCGTGCGCGTCGGCCGGGGAGAGTCGGGTCATGGCGCCAGGCTCTAACGCGCGGGCGGGGCCCGCGCAGCCTCGCCTCTCGGGGGCTCCCGTGGCAGAGTCACGCCTCGCATGAGCGCGACCGCCCGGGACAGGTTCCCGCCGTCGATCAAGTACCTCGCCTGGAACGAGGCCGCCGAGCGGTTCTCCTACTACGGCATGACCTCCATCCTCGCCCTGTACATGGCGAGGAACCTCGGGCTCCCCGAGCACCGCGCCATCGCGGGCTTCCAGGTGTTCACCGCGGCGGTGTACCTCATGCCGCTCGTGGGGGCGCTGCTCGCCGACTGGTTCTGGGGCCGCTACCGTACGATCCTGTGGCTCTCGTTCGGCTACGTCGCCGGCCACGCGACGCTCGCGATCTGGGAGAGCGGCACCGGGCTCGCCGTCGGGCTCGGCCTCATCGCCATCGGCGCGGGCGGCATCAAGCCGTGCGCGTCCGCGTTCGCGGGCGACCAGATCCCGGCCGGCAAGGAAGCGCTGCTCTCGCGCCTCTACGACCTCTACTACTGGATGATCAACCTGGGCTCGACGGTCGGGACGCTGGTGATCCCGCTGCTCCTCGACCGCGTCAGCCCGCGCGTCGCCTTCGGCGTGCCGGGCATCGCCATGGCGGCCGCGCTGGCGGTCTTCTGGGTGGGCCGCGGCCGGTACGTGCGCGTGCCGCCCGCGCGCAGCGCGCCGCCGCCGGCCGCGGCGGACGCGGCCGAGCCGCCCGCGCGCGGGGCGATCCTGCGCATCCTCGCCATCTTCGCCCCGGTCGCCGCGTTCTGGGCGCTCTTCTTCCAGTACGGCTCGTCGTGGACGCTGCAGGCCGACCGCATGCGGCGCGAGGTGCTCGGGTTCCAGATCGCCGCCGGGCAGGTGCAGACCCTCGACGCCGCGCTCGTCCTCACGCTCATCCCGGTCTTCGCCGTGCTCGTCTACCCGGCCGTCGAGCGGCGCGGGGTGCGGGTGACGCCGCTGCGCAAGATGTCGGTGGGCATGTTCGTGATGGTGCTCTCGTTCGTCTCGGCCGCGGTCGTCGAGGCGCGCCTGCTGGACGCGGGCGCGGCGGCGCCCCACGTGGCCTGGCAGATCCCCCAGTACCTCTTCCTCGCCGTGGGGGAGGTGCTCGTGTCGGTCACCGCCCTCGAGTTCGCCTACGGCGAGGCGCCGAGGCGGCTGAAGAGCGTGGTGATGGGCCTGTGGTACCTCACCATCGCTTCCGGCTCGATCCTCACCGCGCTGGTCGCCTGGGCGAACCGCTTCCACGGCGTCGCGTACTACGCGTTCTTCGCGGCGCTCATGCTCGCCGCAGCGGTGGTCTTCGCGCTCGTCGCGTGGTGGTACCCGGCCGCGTCCTCCCGGCGCGCCGCGGTGGACGCCGCCGCGTAGCGCTCTTCTTGCCGGAGCTCCGACATGGCCCGCA includes:
- a CDS encoding 4a-hydroxytetrahydrobiopterin dehydratase encodes the protein MDFSQKRCVPCEGGIPKMTAAQVEESLRSLDGWDARLDATQLHKHYRFKDFPQAIAFVNAMAALAEDEGHHPDFCVHYSAVDVTLWTHAIGGLSENDFILAAKLDRLPASRA
- a CDS encoding DUF423 domain-containing protein — translated: MERTFFALGAISAAVSVAAGAFGAHALKARLSPDLLAVFETGARYEMYHALGLVAAAWAAARFGGAAPAWAGWLFLAGTVLFSGSLYALALTGVRGLGAVTPFGGVAFIAGWLALAVSTLRR
- a CDS encoding rhodanese-like domain-containing protein: MTRLSPADAHALVSQGGHDLVDVREPHEWARGHIPGARHVPLRTLVASPQAHLGARPVVFVCAHGVRSLTAAALAERAGAPATASVDGGTVRWAREGLPFEGSP
- a CDS encoding POT family MFS transporter, with the translated sequence MSATARDRFPPSIKYLAWNEAAERFSYYGMTSILALYMARNLGLPEHRAIAGFQVFTAAVYLMPLVGALLADWFWGRYRTILWLSFGYVAGHATLAIWESGTGLAVGLGLIAIGAGGIKPCASAFAGDQIPAGKEALLSRLYDLYYWMINLGSTVGTLVIPLLLDRVSPRVAFGVPGIAMAAALAVFWVGRGRYVRVPPARSAPPPAAADAAEPPARGAILRILAIFAPVAAFWALFFQYGSSWTLQADRMRREVLGFQIAAGQVQTLDAALVLTLIPVFAVLVYPAVERRGVRVTPLRKMSVGMFVMVLSFVSAAVVEARLLDAGAAAPHVAWQIPQYLFLAVGEVLVSVTALEFAYGEAPRRLKSVVMGLWYLTIASGSILTALVAWANRFHGVAYYAFFAALMLAAAVVFALVAWWYPAASSRRAAVDAAA